TTAATACTAAAACAAGCGTTTTAATTCAAATGTCTGCATCTCGCATAGAATCTGAAAATGAAATAGTCAATTCATGTGAAATTGAAAATAGTGTCAAAATAACATCTTTCAAATCTCAGGGCGATGTTGatattgcaatgtttttaaattcttgtATAACTAAATCTGTTATTAACCAATTGTTATTTACAAACCATTTGcccaaaaaaacttttgtatttctTCGAAAATGTGAACTTGTTTGCAAtccttgtttttaaaataattgcctGACGGTGAgcaaaaaatcagaaaatggCTTAGTTATAGTTTTTCGAAAGATCGTTTGTATTGTGTGGATTGTCTTCTATTTAGTGGACCATCAGCATTATTGAATTAAGTCAACAAGGGAATAAAATAATGGAACAATGCATCAAGAGATGTCGTAAATCACGAGTACAGTCGAGAACATCACAAAGCTGAGCTAGCAAGACATAGATGATGTAAAAAGAATCGACTAGATGAgatgttttcaaatttacatATTACATTATTAGAAAAGAATAGGCAAGTCGTAAATGTGACTatcaaatgtttgaaatttttgtcCACTGAAATGATGGCCATTTGTGCTCACTATTCCGAGGAGGGTAAATTTTTGCATCTTTTTCAAGAACTTTCTGAATTTGATGCTTCGGCcaattatttagaaataatgGCCATCCATCCAACATCGGCCAATTATTTAGAAATCTTGAATATTATTCGTTTGCATGATTTTCGTAAGAAATCGGAACTAAATCTATTAAGTCCAACTAACGTGCGGCggttaataactaaaataaaaaatttagtcgTTGAAAAAATTGTGACAGACGTGAGGAACCAAAAGGTGTGTTTTATTATTCGTGATGAAGCCCAAGATAAATCTAAAATGAAAGCCCAATCCCTCATCTtacattacttaaaaaatacacCTGCTGGTCCACGTCCAGATGAGAGAATAATTGAAATGTTTACAACAGGTGAAACATCTGGAAAAACTCTAAgtgagaaaattttttcaattttattaagtatCAAAGTCGAAATAAAAAGGATTATTGGCCAAAGTTATGATGGCGCAAGTAACTGCAGAGTCaaattaaattatctaaaaacatTATTCGTTGAAAAGGCTCCAAAAACCATGTATGTTTGGTGCAGTGCACAACGATTAAATCTAGTTATTGAACCcgttttaaaatgttgttcCGAAATAACCAATGTTCTTGGAGTAATTTAAGAActgtataattttttcacaGGACACAAGCGAGATTATGTTTTGTCGAAATGCAGAAGAAGGCCAGATATCGGATATTGTTGAAAAGAGTTTCTGGTTCAACCTGAAAGTGGATATCAGCATAAGACGGTTTTAAAACCGTGCTTGATCTTTATGATTGCATTGTTGATGCTTTGGAATTTTTGTCAACAAATAATCATGACTCAGAGACAAAAAATTCAGCAAATGGGCTGTTATGTAAAGTAGACGATATACGCTGTATAAtgtgtatgtattttttgaaatcaatatttGATGTAACTGGACCAGTTTCTCGTATATTGCAGGCCAAAGCAGCAGACCTCTTAACtaaagttttacttattattatttgtataaaaaaactgtcaaatgtaaaaaataatgctgATGATCTCAATCGTGACATTAAAAAATCCGCTATAGAACTTTTTATCTTCCTCAATATTGACACGAACTTCAAACCAAAAAGAAACAGAGAGACAAAAATCATGCCAGGGGAGACGGCTGCGGATGAACGTATCAATGATCCTGAACAAGCATTTAAAGTGGGATTGTAACTTGTGGATAGGTTGTCATTTTGCAAGAGATGAAAGAAAGATTTAGTAATATCAATACTTCTTTTTTAGAAGAAATGCATTATTTCACAACTAAAAGTTTGTTATCATCTTTTAATTGCCTGTCTCAAATACAAAGCATTTGTATCTTTTATCAGTTGAGTGCAAAAGACATTGCaaatgaaagaaatgatttttttaccaGTTTTTAAGTCAATGGTTGACTTTGTTAATATCGAggatatatattacaaaaaaaaggaaaaattacaGCAACAGCGGTCTGAAACACAATGTACAAACGAATCTGGAGAACTTAGTAATAACGAGTATTGTAAAAATGATGACAAAGATGATGTTTTTGATGACGTTTAAACTTCTAACAAATGGATTGACTATAGTTTTGGTAAGCCATTGCGAGCTCTAGAAGTACGATCGTTGTTTCctaatttactttgttttttaaaaaaaattgacaactaAAGCGATAAAAGTTGCGGTGTTGAGCGTGCAATAAGTCGggtgaaaattataaaaaatcgaTTACAAAGCACAATGACTGATGATTGGTTTTCATCTCTAACAGTTTTAGGGAGCGAGAGAGACATACTGGAGTCTTTGCAATCAAAAGACATTATTGATCAATTTGCAATGTGTTGGACGAAACTGCAAAGGCTGTTTATGAACTAAAGGAAAGAGAATTAAATTCGAGCTTATCAGGAGTGAACAGTATCGGTAATTAAAActttgcaagaaaaaaaaaaaggacaacctaaacctaattaaaattttaaacaaaattgtttaaaataaaaagtttttcatgcTTGACTTATCGTGGTAGTCTAccttaaaatatgaaaattttcaaaatttcaaattgtacTGTTTTACCCAATATCATATACGTAGAGAATGATGgtgatatttgtttttcaaaaaaatatttacaacttaTATGATTTTATCATTAGCTATAggtggtataattttttttataaaaatcgcATAAATTTTgcgatttcaaaaaaaaaaaaaattaaaatcggatctttaaaaaaatttaaaaaacgaagCGTACCTGAACTTGTTTTAATCATTGGTAAGCATCTGAAACTAATCCAGGACATCCACATGTAGTTTTAAAGTACAACCAAAAGTATAACTCGAAATATATTCGAAAAGATTTAATAGAAGCATGCTTTTGCTGTTGGCagatatattttgtatttatatattattatagttcttaatttactataatttttttgattcgTGCTAGAAGTCCTACTTGTGTATTCAGTTAGatgattatgattattattcaaatttagaaaaaaataataagtatggaaaataaaaaacttgatgcTGGAAAAAGACGAAAGGCAGGAGGAtcaagaattttcaaaaaacgacGTTTTTAtggcaaaagtttttttaaagctcCTGAACCCAACATTGACTCGGAAAATAGTCTTATTAATAACATACTTTCAACAAGTAATTTAAATGCTTCAACTTCATCAAAGAAACTTACATTATTAAATCATAAAGCAACAACAGTATCAACAAAACGAACTTCATTACCTAATAACAAATCGAATTTTCCACACTGTTACATCATGTTGGAtagctttgttttaaaaagtatcatAGATGAAACTGCTATGTGCCCTGAATGTCAATCAAGGAGTATTGAACTTTCTACAGATTTATCAAGAAAGAAAGGACTGTCTGTTTTATTAGAGTTTACATGTACAGCCTCAGTCTGCTCATGGAGTAAAAGGGTTTATACTAGCCAAGAAATTGATGATGAATCTCGTAGGCAATATCAATCGGATGTAAATATGAGATCTATTATTGCTATGAGGGTAATAGGAAAGAGGCATGCTGCTTTAACAACCTTTTGTGATTTTATGAATTTACCTCCACCAATGCATAAAAAAACACTTCATGATATTCAAAGGAATATATTAGTGGCTTACAAGCAAGTTGGTCTAAACTTTATGAATATAGCAGCTGTTGAGATTAAGCAAGGTCTTGGTGAGAACAAGACAAATATTACCGTTTCATGTGATGGCACATGGCAAGAGCGAGGATTCTCTTCTTTAAATGGTGTTGTAACTATAATTTCAAGCGATACTGGAAAATGCATTGAATACCGCATTAAATCTAAAGTATGCCATCAATGTGATAAATGGGAAACAAAAAAAGGCACTGATGAATATGATGAGTTTCTTAGTACACATGAATGTAGCATTACCCATAAGGGCTCATCAGGCGCAATGGAGGCAGCTGGAATTGTTGAATGTTTTACATCATCAGAGTCAGACAGAAATTTACGTTATCCTTATTATATTGGTGACGGTGACTCAAAATCTTATCTAGAAGTTGCTAAATGTAATCCATACAAAAATCTTATTGCCAAAAGTTAGAATGTGTTGGACACATACAAAAAAGAGTTGGTAGCAGACTTCGTAAATTTAAAGCcacttataaactaaaattgtCAGATGGGAAATCACTTCGTGGAAAAAATCGTCTTACCgaaagagaaattaaaaaacttcaaaattattttggaattgCAGTACGTCAATGTAATGGTGGAACAGTTTACcagttaaaaaaagcaattggtGCAGTACTTCACCATTTCTCAGATGCACTTACATTAGATAGTCGCTACCAAATGTGTCCAAGAACCCCTGAAAGTTGGTGTAAATACCAGTCTGATAAAATAAATGGTACAGCCCtgtataaagaaaaacaagGACTACCCATTATTGTAAGAGACATAATAAAACcaatttttcttagtttaaGTGATGATGATTTACTAAATAAGTGTTTGCATGGGCAAACTCAAAACAACAATGAATGGTTAAATGGAATTATTTGGAAAAGATGTCCAAAGGATATTTTTGTTGCTAGAGACACATTAGAAATTGGTGTCTCATCTgcaatcataatttttaatgagGGAATAAATGgagttttaaatgtatttgcTATGCTAAATATGTATAATGGAAAATTTACGCAAGAGTTTTGCACAAGTAAAGATTTTGTAAGAGTCGCTAATATGAATCTTAAGTCTACTCCGATAGTCAAGCttaaacggaaaaaaaaaagagttcagCGTAAAGGATTTGCAGATGCCAATGAAGTAATGGAAGGAATAGTATATGAGACtggtcttttttaaattacttttttctacgttattatataattttttctacattattatatatagcgTTTTACTAATTTacaatttactaatttattgctttatgtatttttattttttttttgtttttaaagtggtttttaaactttgaagtcttaaaaaaatatttctaaagccAATAATGATTTGAAACAgattgatttcaaaaataatgctttgttaaTGCAATTTGTGAGCTTTTGGCTTAAATCagacaaaaagagttggatttttttttcttttctgtttatctcaaaataaggttttttgaaaCGGTGCGATAAATAACTTTTCTCAATTAAATGCTATGGACCTGAAATTTGGTACATtgattcttttatatataatctattagctgaattaaaaaaaattgttttaacttttttggttCTTTAGTTAATTAGGCTCAAAATCTGTATTTTGGGTCAAAATTTTGCTGCCATTTTGAATtatcattttaacaaaaaatttttaataatattttttttccttaattcAGCCAATTTAACTTCCTTATTGGATGATGTACAAATAAATCCAGAACTGTATCTTTATTCGTTCTTGAGTTATTTATCGCAGCGTAAATGCCCTTTTTTTGGTCCCGCGGACCAAAAAACAGTGTTCCAAAaccaaatttgaaaatttaattttaaattcctTAGTTTTGTAAGGTTTTTTATATTGCAGCcaaaaattggatttttttatacaaaattctaGAATTTAGGTTTAAAGGTAGACTACCACCTTAAGTAGCGTTCGCTACTTTAGCTACACCCATATGGAAGTTCGTGTATTTACAAAATGCCTTTTACTAAGAGAcgacattttaaaacaacttcTTACAATCATACAAAACTTAACtggttaaatttaaacataagtGATATTTAAGAATATCAGTCATGGTAACAGCTTATCTCTAGGAGGAGgtgatttttttagaaaacctGACCACGTTTTTATATTGTAAGCGTTTTAAGAATTCGCTGCGAGATAAAACTATAAGAAACTAGAGACTAAATCAGTAATGCTCGAAGAAAAGAACCGAAGAATATACGAAATAgaaaacctaaataaaataagctaaaaaaattttattaataagagaagtaaaattgttgtcaaaaaaataatatacctaaatatttactgtttttgttttcttatttttagatgttgtcttattttgttattttccaCCACCAAAGTTGATACAAGTCGAGGGAAAAAGTAGATAAGAATAttacgaaaataaaaatattttttgatatacaattttttcataatttttttcagtcagTATATCAGGAAATACTCTATATATTGCGCAAGAAACACggacagtttttaaattttttcaaatgtctttgctaaactttactgtttttttaatggACAGGAAAGCGAGAAAACCTAACTGCTACTAATTAGTGAAAagttttattcgtttttaacacgttttacatgtaaaaaaaatgaaacgatGCTCCCAAATTTTGTGGGCTAGTGCATTGTTAATTTACTGAACTTTCTAAACGGAATTTTTAggagttaatttaaaatatttgtttaagtttttaaatacattttttaaacagaacaatcattttgttaattatttctAGTAGGGTCAGGGCACCACCTACCGCGActttaagaaaacttttaacttCAAAACTTCGTAACTCCAAAACCAtaacagatttttatttagggttttcgaattattatttaatactcatttattaactaaattatataactcGAATTTGagtaaagttattttgttaatgctatttttaattttttgtaagatCTAGTACGTTTCTTCACCTACCGTGATAAAGCACCACCTACCGCAATCAATTCTCCACCTACCGTGTATGAAAAAAAtcgtatattttaattttagttttaaatatttaaatcgagaaacaaatacataaatttaatatgattacAAAACAAAGAAGACATTGGTTATAAAATTATCCACCAAAGCTTTTTGCTGAAtttcaacttttctttttaaatttttttttttaatgtttttattttgtcttatttttattttcttttgttacaactcgtttttttttagatttttcttgttttttttctttcaattctttttttttcagctttatttttacgttcaatttttttgatatcttcTTCTTCCTTTGCATTTTCTCTAGTTATTTGAATCTCTTACCAATTGGATGAAGTTACAAAGGCTGAAACAAGTTGAACGTTAATCCTTCAACTTGTTTCAGCCATTTTTTCGCAATTGATTGTTTTTGCCACAAAAGAAATTCGTGTAATGGGTTTACAtcttttgtatttgtttatttgaatcTGGTCGATCTGCTGCTGATTTACTTTCACCGGATTTATCAATTATTACGCTTTTTCTAAATTCGCTAACATTACTAGATACGATTTCATTTTGCAGACTGCTTATATCTAAATACGattctttatcaatttatttctagttttttcaAACTGTTGCAATACTTCAGGTGCAACGTTGTTTTCAAATATGTCTCCCACGTTATTATGGCTTTAAAGATTTCATGCCACATTATCGTTTCATTATTATCAATTGTGGAATTCTATTTAACACGTTGAACTTGTGGAATTCTATTTAACacgttaaacttttttataattaacattgTTCGCATTAAATGGGAATATTCCTGTCGACCTAAAtccgttaataatatttttttcatatttggatttataacaaaattattcaacaaCATTGGTGCATTTTCTTTTAATgcgaatttcattaaaataaaatttctttaaaatgttctgacatttttttattattggtccAAAAACTAACACATCTTATGGTTGTAAGATGTGTGTAGCATTAggaaacaataaaatcaaatgaattttttcCGAAGAGCAATACATGCTGAGCTCTTTAGACAGATCCGAGTAATGTCCATCCATGAACATATATATAGGTAATTGTGTATTAATAGATTTCAAATATGGTACTAACACATTTGTGAAGTACTCATAAAAGCATTCGGCGGTCATCCAGCCGCTGTCACTTTTACCAAGTTCCCAACCTGGTGGTGCAGCAGCAATAGTTTTTGGCATTCGAGCATACTTGTACAATGTTAATGATGGTGCAAATTCAccatttgcatttaaacaaaatagagtTGTAAGGTTTACCTTATCGCTGTTGTTGCATTCTTCATTAACATTTCTTCCTCTAATGCCAATTACTTTTCCAGTTTTTGGTGCTAACTCAAAACCAGTTTcgtctaaattaaaaacacgaGATGGATTATTATAGTGTTGCGCATCATAGCCTAATAATTCATACACCACATTAAACCATTTTCTTATTGATGCTTCAGTTATAAGACCTCTAGCTCAACTAATATGCTCTGCTCGTTTTTGCGATAACTCCTTATGACGAcgcataaatttataaaaccagTTTTTACTTAGGATATCATCTTTAAGTGGTGTTTTTATACCTCGCCCTATAACTATTTTTCGTACGccttaattaataacttttttgttatcgCAAAACCTATGTTAGCGCACTGCATTAACCAAGCAACAAATTCATTCTCTATTTTCTCTTCAAGATATGATTTAAAGCCAGAGTTTTGCCGTTTGGGTTGGGTTTTACCAGATAATTTGTCGCGTAAGGTACTTTCAGGaacattaaactttttgctaacacataaatttttttcacctttatTTAAAGCTCTAAGTGCTGCATGCAGTTGTTCttctaaatacaaaaacttttctcgaatattttttttcttttttgaaccTTGCATCTTTGTAATCGAATTCATTTCAcacaataaataaagtataaaaaacatatcaaatatAAACTCTCTAGGGTTAAATTCATTTCgcataataaataaagtataaaaaacatatcaaataaATACTCCCTAGGGTTAAATTACCTTTAATTGGTAATTGAGTTgaattaaaatggttttttagaGAGAAAActtcacaaaataaaacacgtgcgaaaaaatatgtttgtaaaCGTAAGTGCTAACTATTATAATTTTCGTAATCACCTACCGTGTAATAGATTAAAcaatgttatacaaaaaatactagtatttttttataaaatttaaaatattcaatgaTTTTGGAactattttcaacttttatcaaaaaaattatataagtttaaagccgtaaaaaaactagacaaactTGGTTTTACTGTTAAAGATTACCTTaagaaagcaataaaaaacCATTTGTGGGTAAAAATACAtctcaaatctttaaaaatatatctttttaaaaattatttattagtgaaacaagttatttttgtataaaacaatactaaaaaaataaattaaaaaaaaaaacataaaaaatatactaatttttttaaaaaccgcgGTAGGTGCTTCTTCACGGAAGGGGGTCCCATGACCCtgtaacaaaataatttgtCTAGGCTTTTAGTTAATGAATAAAAGcagtgatttttaaatataaagttacctatttatcatttttaacaatagacaccaacgtgaaggtaagccaaatGTCAATCAActcaaaagaaaacaaaaatacaacattACACCAACAACACACAACAATAGCAGACACcataagttaatataatatgcatataacaTAACTTAAGTAACATAACACTCATATATAACAGAACATAAGCAACAATATTACgcaaaatgttgttaaaatacattattatgtatttttagaataattaataataaaggcTTGAAAACACCaagacctaaagcagtaacagtTTGACACTTAACACTGTCGTTTAACCCCTCTACTATAAGTACATTATTTGGCTTGCAAGGTTTTCAAATCTTGCACTACACGTTTACCAAGTCACCgcactttgaaaacatggaaa
This portion of the Hydra vulgaris chromosome 13, alternate assembly HydraT2T_AEP genome encodes:
- the LOC136090142 gene encoding uncharacterized protein LOC136090142 isoform X1; translation: MRNEFNPREFIFDMFFILYLLCEMNSITKMQGSKKKKNIREKFLYLEEQLHAALRALNKDETGFELAPKTGKVIGIRGRNVNEECNNSDKVNLTTLFCLNANGEFAPSLTLYKYARMPKTIAAAPPGWELGKSDSGWMTAECFYEYFTNVLVPYLKSINTQLPIYMFMDGHYSDLSKELSMYCSSEKIHLILLFPNATHILQP
- the LOC136090142 gene encoding uncharacterized protein LOC136090142 isoform X2 — its product is MRNEFNPREFIFDMFFILYLLCEMNSITKMQGSKKKKNIREKFLYLEEQLHAALRALNKDETGFELAPKTGKVIGIRGRNVNEECNNSDKVP